The DNA window GCTCTGTGTTGACCTGGAGACCTCCCTTGGTCCCTGCCAACTTGGGCCATGCCACAGGCACCTGCTGGTATCTCTAGAGTGCCCCAGGGTGGGACTGGAGAGGATAGGGAGCTGAGGGAGGAGGACTGCAGTGATGCCACTACTGCTGCTGGTCCATATAGATTTGCACAGCGTTCCACAGTGCCTGTATATTGCCTTCCCCAAAGCCTGGTGCTCCCCGCCGGTCAATGAGCTCCAGGAAGAAGGTGTCCTCAGAGAAGATGGGATGGGTGAAGATCTGCATCAAATACTCCTGGGAAGGGCTCTCTGTGACATCAGCACCTGGCCGGTCCTTGACCCTGGGCACAGTGGTGTCCAGTAGgatccccagctctgccagcgtGCAGGGGTCCTGCCCGGCCCCACGGATCTCCTCTGCTTTGCCCCCATGGCTGTAATAGGCAGTGGGGGGTGTGAAGAACCGCGCACCCCGCTGCTGCAAAGCCTTGGTTGTGGTGATGATATCAGTGGTGCAGAGGCCAACATGCTGGATCCCGGCCCCACCGTGCTGCTCTAGGAAGGTGTCAACTTGGTTGGCACCATCCTCTGAGAGGGACTCGGCAAGGACAAGCTTGCAGCCGTGTGCCAGGGTGCCCTGAGCACTCTGCAGCGCGAGGAGCAGCATGCCCACCCCCTGCCCGCCAACCATGTACCCCTCAGCCAGCTTCTCCTCCGGGTTCAGCAGGAAGCGGCGGAAGCCGAAGCAGCGCTGGTACCAGTCCAGAGCCAGCCGGGCCCCGCCCCGTGGGCAGACGTACGTGATGTGGTCGAAGTGGGTGATCTTAATCCCATCCCCTGTGGCCGAGGGGGCTGCTTTGATGGGCTGGAAGCCGGGTAGGAAGGGTCCCTGGTAGCGGGATCGGTCCAGAAGGGTATGGCTGATGTTGCCCACGATGGAGGTTGCCACCCCATAAGTGACGGAGCCCCCATCATCCCTTACCTCTGTGGGGGGCACCGGCAGGAAgcatccccagctctgcagctgcttgcaGAGCCCTGGCACATCATCCACCTCGAAGCAGACATTAGAGGCTGTGCCCAAGGTGGGCTGGGGGTCCACATCATAGAGGAAGTCGTGGGAGGAGGCACTGGTGAGCCTTGGTGCCAGGCGCTCGTTGATGAGGAAGACTGCGGCTCCCCGTCGCAAGGCCAGCTGCCGGACCCGTGGCGTCTCCCGCACAGCCACTGGCTGGAAGCGAAAGGTCGTGACCAGGTCCTg is part of the Phalacrocorax aristotelis chromosome 6, bGulAri2.1, whole genome shotgun sequence genome and encodes:
- the HPDL gene encoding 4-hydroxyphenylpyruvate dioxygenase-like protein isoform X2 encodes the protein MAPEGTCRGQGSGLSPLCDPRHGHGAEQHSKGVAGRLGTRGQLFASDPKACPAMAASLIRPCFISLHVPYRQGWAQDLVTTFRFQPVAVRETPRVRQLALRRGAAVFLINERLAPRLTSASSHDFLYDVDPQPTLGTASNVCFEVDDVPGLCKQLQSWGCFLPVPPTEVRDDGGSVTYGVATSIVGNISHTLLDRSRYQGPFLPGFQPIKAAPSATGDGIKITHFDHITYVCPRGGARLALDWYQRCFGFRRFLLNPEEKLAEGYMVGGQGVGMLLLALQSAQGTLAHGCKLVLAESLSEDGANQVDTFLEQHGGAGIQHVGLCTTDIITTTKALQQRGARFFTPPTAYYSHGGKAEEIRGAGQDPCTLAELGILLDTTVPRVKDRPGADVTESPSQEYLMQIFTHPIFSEDTFFLELIDRRGAPGFGEGNIQALWNAVQIYMDQQQ
- the HPDL gene encoding 4-hydroxyphenylpyruvate dioxygenase-like protein isoform X1, whose translation is MACCMLGRSKLNRLSGASPCPGIPFACSLDPACPAMAASLIRPCFISLHVPYRQGWAQDLVTTFRFQPVAVRETPRVRQLALRRGAAVFLINERLAPRLTSASSHDFLYDVDPQPTLGTASNVCFEVDDVPGLCKQLQSWGCFLPVPPTEVRDDGGSVTYGVATSIVGNISHTLLDRSRYQGPFLPGFQPIKAAPSATGDGIKITHFDHITYVCPRGGARLALDWYQRCFGFRRFLLNPEEKLAEGYMVGGQGVGMLLLALQSAQGTLAHGCKLVLAESLSEDGANQVDTFLEQHGGAGIQHVGLCTTDIITTTKALQQRGARFFTPPTAYYSHGGKAEEIRGAGQDPCTLAELGILLDTTVPRVKDRPGADVTESPSQEYLMQIFTHPIFSEDTFFLELIDRRGAPGFGEGNIQALWNAVQIYMDQQQ